In the Marinobacter sp. Arc7-DN-1 genome, ATGCTGGTCATCATGTTCATGGGCTACACCATGATCTGGGCAACCCTGAACAAAGATCAACTGCCCAAGAGCAAAAAGGAACACATTTCGTTTAGCGCCAAAATCAAGGCACTGAGAATGCTGCTTCCGATTCTCGGGCTGATCATTTTTGTGCTGGGTTCTATCTATACCGGTTTTGCGACACCGACCGAGGCGGCGGCCCTGGGTGTCTTCGGCGCCCTGATTCTTGCTGCGGCGACCGGCTCCCTGAGTGTCCGGAGCTTTCAGGACAGCCTGCTGGGCGCCGTAATAAGCTCCTGCATGATTGGCCTGATCCTGGTTGGCGCGCATTTCCTGACGCTGTCCATGGGTTTTCTCGGGATTCCCAGGGAACTGGCTGCCTGGATCGGCGGCATGTCCCTGTCCTCGTTTGAGCTTCTGGTAAGCCTTACGATCCTGTTTGTTCTCCTTGGTTGCTTCCTAGACGGTATCTCTGTCGTGGTTCTCACCGTGGCGGTTGTCATGCCAATGGTTCAGCAGGCGGGCATCGATCTGCTCTGGTTCGGTATCTTTATCGTACTGGTGGTTGAGATGGCCCAGATTACGCCCCCGGTGGGCTTCAACCTGTTCGTCATCCAGTCCCTGACAGGCAAGGACATTCTTTACGTTGCCCGGGCAGCGCTGCCTTTCTTCCTGCTGATCATGTCGGCGCTTTTCCTGATCGGCTGGTTCCCGGAGATTGCCACCTATCTGCCTCAGACCATGAGTCAGAGATAATGCACCAAACAATGTTTTCCGGAGATACGCGATGAAACTTAATTGCGACATGGGTGAGAGTTTCGGCACCTGGACCAAGGGCATGGACGCCGAAGTCATGCCCTACATTGACATGGCCAGCATCGCGTGCGGTTTCCACGCCTCCGATCCACTGACCATGGACCATACCGTGAAGCTGGCGCTGGCCCGGAACGTGACGATCGGCGCCCACCCCGGCTACCCGGATCTGCTGGGGTTCGGCCGCCGGGACATGGACTGCCGGCCGGACGAGCTCAAGGCCATTCTGGTGTACCAGATGGGGGCCCTCGATGGCATTTGCCGGGTTCACGGCGCAGCCATCGAATACGTGAAGCCCCACGGCGCTCTCTACAACCGGATGATGGTCGACAACACGACCCTGTCCGTAGTGATGTCAGCCGTCCGGTCCTATGCGCCACACTGCCCCCTCGTGGTCATGGCAACGCCCGAATGGCCGCAGGTTCAGGAGCGGGCTGAAGAATATGGCATCCAGGTCTGGTTCGAGGCGTTTTCAGATCGCGCCTACAGCGACGAGGGCAGACTGGTGAAACGGTCGGTCCGGGGCGCCGTCCACGAGACCACCGAGGCGATCGAACAACAGGTCACGCAGATCATCCGGGAAGGCACCGTCACCACCATTTCCGGCAAGCGGATCCCGATCAAGGCGGACACCATTTGTATTCATGGTGACAGCTACCACGCGGTTGATGCCGCACGGCACATGCGTCGGGTCGTCGAATCGGCATGAAGATTGAGTCGGTCAATGAAAACACCTGCATGGTGTACCTTGGCGATCAGATCGGCGCTGAGTCCGCGAGGCTGGTGAAACAGGTAACCGACGGAATTCGCCGCTCCATGGCGGATATCCTGGTGGACCTGATCCCCTCGTATACCTCGATTCTGGTGACATGGGATCTTGAAAGCGCCGACCGGTTCGAAATTGCCCGCCGGCTGAGGAGCGCTGCCAGCGAGACTGAAGACGCAAACGCGGAGGGCGCATCATCACGCGTCGTTGAGCTACCCGTGTACTATGGTGCGGAGGTCGGACTTGACCTGAGCGAGGTCTGCGACTACTCCGGGCTGACGGAGGAAGAGGTTGTCCGCATCCATAGCGAACCGTCGTATCAGGTCTATGCCATCGGGTTCGCTCCGGGTTTTGCCTACCTGGGAAGCACCGATGAACGGATTGCCATTCCGCGGAAATCGACCCCCCGACTGAAAGTACCCACCGGCAGCGTCGGCCTGGCCGGGACACAGACCGCGATTTACCCAAGCTCCACACCGGGTGGCTGGCAGATCATCGGCCGCACGCCGCAACCCATGATTGACTGGGAGAGTGAGTCCCTGGCGCTGGTTCAGGTTGGCGACCAGGTGCGCTTCCGCCCCATCAGCCGGCAGGAATTCATTGACCTGGGAGGAAGCCTTGATGAGCTTTGAGGTTCTCGCCCCCGGCATGCTTGCACTTATGCAGGATTCTGGTCGTCGCGGTTACCAGCACATCGGAGTGACCACGGGCGGTCCGATGGATGAGTTTGCCTTTTTCTGGGCAAACCGCCTGCTGGACAATGACCTTAACGCTCCCCAGATTGAGATTACTTTTGGCGGGTTCAGCCTGCTGGCGCACAATGACACCAGCATGGCCATCACCGGTGGTGATCTTGGCGCCCGCCTGAACAACCGGGATATCAAACCCTGGCGGACCTATCGGATCAGCCGTGGGGATCGCCTTGAATTCACCGCCCCGGTGAACGGTCTGCGCGCCTATCTTGCGGTCCGCGGGGGATTCAAGCCGGCCATGAAGCTCGGCAGTTGCGCGACGGTCAGTCGGGAAGGTCTGGGAGGATTGCACGGCAACGGTGCGAAACTGGCGAAAGGAGACCGGATCGGGTTCGCAAAAACCGACAACCCGGTTGATGCAGCCCTGCCGGACACCGAAATCCCGGATTACCGTGAACCACTCCGCCTGGGTCTGCTTCCCGGTTACCAGTTCCGCCACTTCCCCCCTGTTCAGCGCATGAAGTTTTTCTCGGACGACTACGAAGTCACCCGGAACATCGACAGAATGGGTTACCGCCTGCAAGGCGACGCCATTCATTCGGGTCTGGACGGGATTGTCTCGGAAGGGATTGCCTATGGGGCGATTCAGGTACCCAGTGACGGTCAGCCAATCGTGCTGATGAAAGACCGCCAGACCATCGGCGGCTACCCCAAGATCGGTTGCCTGAGCGCACTGGATGCTGGTCACCTGGCACAACGGGGGCCAGGAGCCAGCGTCAGCTTCTACCTTGGAGATGTCGCCGGGGCGGAAGCGCAACGGCTGCTGTTCAACCGTCGCCTGCGGCTCGGCGTCAGCGGGAACTGACACCGGCCGGGCTTTCCGGCCACATCCGGTTTACTCGGATGCGGCAATCAGGCTTGCGTTACCACCGGCAGCGGTGGTGTCCACACACAGGTGGCGCTCGATCACGAACCGCTGATCCAGGGTATGCTCGGTGATCAGTGGCAGCAAGGCACCGTCACGCCTGGCCAGGGCCTCGCGATACTCCTTAAGCAAGGCCTGGCCGGCGCAACTCACCACCGCCTCGAAGCCCTCTGCCGTGGCCAATGCTTCTGGCTCCAGCAGCCCTTCCACACCGGCAATCGGCAGGCCTGCCCTGGCGGCGCTGTCTACCGTTTCCTGAACACCCGGTGCAATCACGACCACCTTGTTGCCCTGGGACAACGCCGTACCGGCCTGTTCCAGAGCGGTTTCCTTGTCCGGCCCCAGACAGAGCACGACACCACGGGCATGGCTGGACAGGCGGTTGGTCTCGCCCGTCGGCCCCGGCAGCGCTTCCACGTAGGCATCCAGCGGCGCGGGAACGTCCCCGAAGATGGGCTTGAGAGCCTCAACCCGGGCTTCCGGCTTCGGTGCACTCAGCTTGTCGAGCTGGCCAATCAGCTTCTGGAGCTGTTTTGCGTCCACCTTTTTGGCGCTTGAGTCCGCTTCACGCACGACTGTCTTACCTTTCAGGAAGCGACGAACGTACTGCGGACCACCCGCCTTGGGACCGGTACCCGACAGGCCTTCACCACCGAACGGCTGGGAGCCGACAATGGCGCCGATCTGGTTCCGGTTCACGTAGGTGTTACCCACCTTGATCCGGCTGCTGATGCGCTCCACCCGACGGTCAACCCGGCTGTGGATACCAAAGGTCAGGCCGTAGCCCTTGGCGTTGATCGAATCCACCACCTTG is a window encoding:
- the pxpB gene encoding 5-oxoprolinase subunit PxpB; this encodes MKIESVNENTCMVYLGDQIGAESARLVKQVTDGIRRSMADILVDLIPSYTSILVTWDLESADRFEIARRLRSAASETEDANAEGASSRVVELPVYYGAEVGLDLSEVCDYSGLTEEEVVRIHSEPSYQVYAIGFAPGFAYLGSTDERIAIPRKSTPRLKVPTGSVGLAGTQTAIYPSSTPGGWQIIGRTPQPMIDWESESLALVQVGDQVRFRPISRQEFIDLGGSLDEL
- a CDS encoding biotin-dependent carboxyltransferase family protein, with product MSFEVLAPGMLALMQDSGRRGYQHIGVTTGGPMDEFAFFWANRLLDNDLNAPQIEITFGGFSLLAHNDTSMAITGGDLGARLNNRDIKPWRTYRISRGDRLEFTAPVNGLRAYLAVRGGFKPAMKLGSCATVSREGLGGLHGNGAKLAKGDRIGFAKTDNPVDAALPDTEIPDYREPLRLGLLPGYQFRHFPPVQRMKFFSDDYEVTRNIDRMGYRLQGDAIHSGLDGIVSEGIAYGAIQVPSDGQPIVLMKDRQTIGGYPKIGCLSALDAGHLAQRGPGASVSFYLGDVAGAEAQRLLFNRRLRLGVSGN
- a CDS encoding 5-oxoprolinase subunit PxpA is translated as MKLNCDMGESFGTWTKGMDAEVMPYIDMASIACGFHASDPLTMDHTVKLALARNVTIGAHPGYPDLLGFGRRDMDCRPDELKAILVYQMGALDGICRVHGAAIEYVKPHGALYNRMMVDNTTLSVVMSAVRSYAPHCPLVVMATPEWPQVQERAEEYGIQVWFEAFSDRAYSDEGRLVKRSVRGAVHETTEAIEQQVTQIIREGTVTTISGKRIPIKADTICIHGDSYHAVDAARHMRRVVESA
- a CDS encoding TRAP transporter large permease; its protein translation is MDVAFLSIVLAVSMILMLALGVWVALTLVAIGVLGLLLSGNDQIGLLFATSSWGASTGWSLTALPMFIWMGEVLFRTRLSEDLFKGLAPWMGGLPGKLLHVNILSCGIFAAVSGSSAATAATIGRMTLPELKAQGYSDKMAVGTLAGSGTLGLLIPPSIILIVYGVAAEVSIGRLFVAGALPGLMLVIMFMGYTMIWATLNKDQLPKSKKEHISFSAKIKALRMLLPILGLIIFVLGSIYTGFATPTEAAALGVFGALILAAATGSLSVRSFQDSLLGAVISSCMIGLILVGAHFLTLSMGFLGIPRELAAWIGGMSLSSFELLVSLTILFVLLGCFLDGISVVVLTVAVVMPMVQQAGIDLLWFGIFIVLVVEMAQITPPVGFNLFVIQSLTGKDILYVARAALPFFLLIMSALFLIGWFPEIATYLPQTMSQR